A genome region from Micromonospora inyonensis includes the following:
- a CDS encoding YfbM family protein, giving the protein MPATGRHRPSRLVRRLSEVRGILPAMGMIFVGRRLDAAEQQRLLTDHSRTADLIHGGNAPDLDLDKAWHAIHYLLAGAAWETTTGAGEAILGGDPIGSDVGYGSARLLGPAQVRAVAAGLEPVTVGTLRSRYDSAALGAADIYPDIWDDDEEEFDTYLAPYVDELRSFYLAAAGAGEAVLLAVV; this is encoded by the coding sequence ATGCCCGCCACCGGTCGGCATCGCCCGTCCCGGCTGGTGCGGCGCCTGTCGGAGGTGCGGGGCATACTGCCGGCCATGGGCATGATCTTCGTCGGTCGCCGACTCGACGCCGCCGAACAGCAGCGCCTCCTCACCGACCACTCCCGCACCGCCGACCTGATCCACGGCGGGAACGCGCCGGACCTCGACCTGGACAAGGCGTGGCATGCGATCCACTACCTGCTCGCCGGCGCGGCCTGGGAGACCACCACCGGGGCCGGCGAGGCGATCCTCGGCGGCGACCCGATCGGCTCCGACGTCGGCTACGGTTCGGCCCGACTGCTCGGCCCGGCGCAGGTCCGCGCGGTCGCCGCCGGGCTCGAACCGGTCACCGTCGGGACCCTCCGCTCGCGGTACGACTCCGCCGCACTCGGCGCGGCCGACATCTACCCCGACATCTGGGACGACGACGAGGAGGAGTTCGACACCTACCTGGCGCCGTACGTCGACGAACTGCGGTCCTTCTATCTCGCGGCGGCCGGGGCCGGGGAGGCCGTCCTGCTCGCCGTCGTCTGA
- a CDS encoding M23 family metallopeptidase has translation MRIRLASVLSAAMMLAVTFLAPASPAAAAPSFRVPFPCHQTWSGETRTGHSPAYAIDFNRADDHGMPVKASAPGTVDIVTNLGDTSYGRYVRINHGGGYTTYYAHLSGFNVSVGQSVDYGTTIGYVGNSGNSSGSHLHYEQRLNGGDIMVRFSGNLAYYWGTSSYTRTAGC, from the coding sequence ATGCGGATCCGTCTGGCAAGTGTCCTCAGCGCCGCCATGATGCTGGCTGTCACCTTCCTGGCCCCGGCGTCGCCGGCAGCGGCGGCTCCCTCGTTCCGGGTGCCGTTCCCGTGCCATCAGACGTGGTCCGGTGAGACCCGGACCGGGCACAGCCCGGCGTACGCGATCGACTTCAACCGGGCCGACGACCACGGCATGCCGGTCAAGGCCAGCGCCCCGGGCACCGTCGACATCGTCACCAACCTCGGTGACACCAGCTACGGCCGGTACGTGCGGATCAACCACGGGGGCGGGTACACCACCTACTATGCCCACCTGAGCGGCTTCAACGTCTCGGTCGGCCAGAGCGTCGACTACGGCACCACGATCGGCTACGTGGGCAACAGCGGTAACTCCAGCGGCTCGCACCTGCACTACGAGCAGCGGCTGAACGGCGGCGACATCATGGTGCGGTTCAGCGGCAACCTGGCGTACTACTGGGGGACGTCGAGCTACACCCGGACCGCCGGCTGCTGA
- the yidD gene encoding membrane protein insertion efficiency factor YidD, with product MIKLKGHGHGHGRKRKSRFLDSCEGCDGCDSCEGPDCCNFGLFSFMLTLGATTASAVRAPVVDRAGRAAILGYRRWLSHRWPGQCRYTPTCSAYGLTAVERHGLAVGGRMAADRLRRCRPGVPRGTHDPVR from the coding sequence ATGATCAAGCTCAAGGGCCACGGCCACGGCCACGGGCGTAAGCGCAAGAGCAGGTTCCTCGACAGCTGCGAGGGCTGCGACGGCTGCGACAGCTGCGAGGGCCCGGACTGCTGCAACTTCGGCCTCTTCTCGTTCATGTTGACGCTCGGCGCGACGACGGCCTCGGCGGTGCGCGCACCGGTCGTGGACCGGGCGGGCCGGGCAGCGATCCTCGGTTACCGCCGCTGGCTGTCGCACCGCTGGCCCGGCCAGTGCCGTTACACGCCCACGTGCAGCGCTTACGGCCTCACCGCGGTCGAGCGCCACGGCCTCGCGGTGGGCGGTCGGATGGCCGCCGACCGGCTACGCCGCTGCCGGCCGGGCGTGCCCCGGGGCACCCACGACCCGGTCCGCTGA
- a CDS encoding sensor histidine kinase produces the protein MPAVAAPPSPVVAPDRPATGPPPVAARPAGGALNRVFTTLPIMLRLTCGLAGAVTALAVRTPPVQPVPLVVAVVVLTGWSLWFTRSGIRSGLTPGLIGTDVALTVVTCLLLPYLVATEVLPGEVSWVAILASTTVIVAQLASRPRWAVPAGLLVAGAYALGAHRAGNDAEAVAHATTLVVQTASASALAVVLRRSSRRADAAFTERQRVLREAVIARTAWEAERRQNRDLHDTVLSTLTMVGLGAVRSGSPLLRERAAADLRTLAAAVTPAEREAGPPSAPGDATRTALDGWLCGATARVPELPVAVDLAPDVTVPVPVAVAFAESTAAALANVLRHAPGAAVRLRLAGVAGTVVVEVVDDGPGFDPGRVPTHRYGLRESIHGRMTAVGGRATVDAAPGRGTRIRLEWSDAG, from the coding sequence ATGCCGGCCGTCGCCGCCCCGCCCTCGCCGGTGGTCGCACCGGACCGTCCCGCCACCGGCCCGCCCCCGGTGGCGGCGCGTCCGGCCGGCGGCGCCCTGAACCGGGTCTTCACCACCCTGCCGATCATGCTCCGGCTGACCTGTGGCCTCGCCGGTGCGGTCACCGCCCTGGCGGTCCGCACCCCGCCGGTCCAACCGGTGCCGCTGGTCGTCGCGGTCGTCGTCCTCACCGGCTGGTCACTCTGGTTCACCCGGTCGGGGATCCGGTCCGGGCTCACCCCCGGCTTGATCGGGACGGACGTGGCGTTGACCGTGGTCACCTGCCTGCTCCTGCCGTACCTGGTCGCCACCGAGGTGCTTCCCGGTGAGGTGAGCTGGGTGGCGATCCTGGCCAGCACCACCGTGATCGTCGCCCAGCTCGCGTCGCGGCCCCGCTGGGCGGTCCCCGCCGGGCTGCTGGTCGCCGGCGCGTACGCCCTCGGGGCCCACCGCGCCGGCAACGACGCGGAGGCCGTAGCGCACGCGACCACCCTCGTGGTGCAGACCGCTTCGGCCAGCGCGCTCGCCGTGGTGCTGCGCCGTAGCAGTCGCCGGGCGGACGCGGCGTTCACCGAACGGCAGCGCGTGCTGCGGGAGGCGGTGATCGCCCGGACCGCCTGGGAGGCCGAGCGGCGACAGAACCGGGACCTGCACGACACGGTGCTCTCCACGCTGACCATGGTGGGTCTGGGTGCGGTCCGCTCCGGTTCCCCGCTGCTGCGCGAGCGGGCCGCCGCCGACCTGCGTACCCTCGCCGCCGCCGTCACCCCGGCGGAGCGCGAGGCGGGCCCTCCGTCCGCTCCGGGCGACGCGACCCGGACGGCGCTGGACGGGTGGCTGTGCGGGGCGACCGCCCGGGTCCCGGAGCTGCCGGTGGCCGTGGATCTCGCGCCGGACGTCACGGTCCCGGTGCCGGTGGCCGTCGCGTTCGCCGAGAGCACCGCCGCGGCCCTGGCCAACGTGCTTCGGCACGCGCCGGGCGCGGCGGTACGGCTGCGACTGGCCGGGGTCGCCGGCACCGTCGTGGTCGAGGTGGTCGACGACGGCCCGGGCTTCGACCCGGGGCGGGTCCCGACCCACCGGTACGGGCTGCGCGAGTCGATCCACGGCCGGATGACGGCGGTGGGTGGACGGGCGACGGTCGACGCGGCCCCCGGACGGGGCACCCGGATCCGGCTGGAGTGGTCGGATGCGGGCTGA
- a CDS encoding glycogen debranching N-terminal domain-containing protein, with protein sequence MAQNNMVRILDGNTFVVCEDTGDIEATPTEPTGLFANDTRFLSTWVLTVNGERLNPLSYDDLQYYEARFFLVPGAATHYTDAKLSVIRERAVGGSFREDLTILNHDEQPVELEIRIDAAADFADLFEVKDEILNKKGEFYTNVEPDRLRLGYRRGRFNRETVITSSAAARFDARGFAYSVRLEPNERWSTRIEVHTPIVGPGGRHVPMGVRVHGTGQLALQQDLREWIARAPKVNCEWETLGRTYQRSLVDLAALRFGPLSVAGAIPAAGLPWFMTMFGRDSILTCLQALPFAPELSRTTLRVLATLQGSRFDDFREEDPGRILHEMRYGESAAFEEQPHSPYYGSVDATPLFVVLLDEYERWTGDAALVRELERESRAALRWIDDHADLVGNGYIWYERRNTDTGLENQCWKDSWDSISYRDGRLPGFPRATCEVQGYAYDAKVRAARLAREFWGDPAYADQLEREAADLKERFNREWWVEDGEYYAIGLDAEGRQVDTLSSNIGHLLWSGIVDTDRAAKVAEHLVGPRLFSGWGVRTLAEGEVRYNPIGYHNGTIWPFDNSFIAWGLRRYGFAEEAAQIADGIIAASGYFDGRLPEAFGGYHRDLTKFPVEYPTACSPQAWSTGAPLLLIRTMLGIEPHEGHLAVDPRLPVGVGRIEVLDIPGRWGRVDAFARGRLKMEHHPD encoded by the coding sequence ATGGCACAGAACAACATGGTCCGCATCCTCGACGGGAACACCTTCGTGGTCTGCGAGGACACCGGTGACATCGAGGCGACGCCGACCGAGCCCACCGGACTGTTCGCCAACGACACGCGTTTCCTCTCCACCTGGGTGCTGACCGTCAACGGGGAACGTCTCAACCCGCTCTCCTACGACGACCTCCAGTACTACGAGGCGCGCTTCTTCCTGGTGCCCGGGGCGGCCACCCACTACACCGACGCGAAGCTGTCGGTCATCCGGGAACGGGCCGTCGGCGGGAGCTTCCGCGAGGACCTGACGATCCTCAACCACGACGAGCAACCGGTGGAGCTGGAGATCCGGATCGACGCGGCGGCGGACTTCGCCGACCTCTTCGAGGTCAAGGACGAGATCCTGAACAAGAAGGGCGAGTTCTACACGAACGTGGAGCCGGATCGGCTCCGGCTGGGCTACCGCCGGGGGCGGTTCAACCGGGAGACGGTGATCACGTCCTCCGCGGCGGCCCGCTTCGACGCCCGGGGCTTCGCGTACTCGGTGCGGCTCGAACCGAACGAGCGGTGGAGCACGCGGATCGAGGTGCACACACCCATCGTCGGCCCGGGTGGCCGGCACGTGCCGATGGGCGTGCGGGTGCACGGCACCGGGCAGCTCGCGCTCCAGCAGGACCTGCGGGAGTGGATTGCCCGGGCACCGAAGGTGAACTGCGAGTGGGAGACGCTGGGCCGTACGTACCAGCGGAGCCTGGTCGACCTGGCGGCGCTGCGGTTCGGGCCGCTCTCCGTGGCCGGGGCCATCCCCGCCGCCGGCCTGCCCTGGTTCATGACCATGTTCGGCCGGGACAGCATCCTGACCTGTCTCCAGGCGTTGCCGTTCGCCCCCGAGCTGTCCCGGACCACGCTGCGGGTCCTGGCCACGCTCCAGGGCAGCCGGTTCGACGACTTCCGGGAGGAGGACCCGGGCCGGATCCTGCACGAGATGCGGTACGGCGAGTCCGCCGCGTTCGAGGAACAGCCGCACTCGCCCTACTACGGTTCGGTGGACGCCACACCGCTGTTCGTGGTGCTCCTCGACGAGTACGAGCGGTGGACCGGGGACGCCGCGCTGGTCCGGGAACTGGAACGGGAGAGCCGCGCCGCGTTGCGCTGGATCGACGACCACGCCGACCTGGTCGGCAACGGCTACATCTGGTACGAACGCCGTAACACCGACACCGGCCTGGAGAACCAGTGCTGGAAGGACTCCTGGGACTCCATCTCCTACCGGGACGGCCGGCTGCCCGGCTTCCCCCGGGCGACCTGCGAGGTGCAGGGGTACGCGTACGACGCGAAGGTGCGGGCCGCCCGGCTGGCGCGGGAGTTCTGGGGCGATCCGGCCTACGCCGACCAGCTCGAACGGGAGGCCGCCGACCTGAAGGAACGCTTCAACCGCGAATGGTGGGTCGAGGACGGCGAGTACTACGCCATCGGCCTGGACGCCGAGGGGCGGCAGGTCGACACCCTCAGCTCCAACATCGGGCACCTGCTGTGGAGCGGCATCGTGGACACCGACCGTGCCGCGAAGGTGGCGGAGCACCTGGTCGGCCCCCGGCTCTTCTCCGGTTGGGGCGTACGCACCCTCGCCGAGGGGGAGGTCCGGTACAACCCGATCGGCTACCACAACGGCACGATCTGGCCGTTCGACAACTCGTTCATCGCCTGGGGCCTGCGCCGGTACGGCTTCGCCGAGGAAGCGGCCCAGATCGCGGACGGCATCATCGCCGCCTCCGGCTACTTCGACGGGCGGCTGCCGGAGGCCTTCGGCGGCTACCACCGTGACCTGACGAAGTTCCCGGTGGAGTATCCGACCGCCTGCTCCCCGCAGGCCTGGTCGACCGGGGCTCCGCTGCTGCTGATCCGGACCATGCTCGGCATCGAGCCGCACGAGGGGCACCTCGCGGTCGACCCCCGGCTGCCGGTCGGTGTGGGCCGCATCGAGGTGCTGGACATTCCCGGTCGCTGGGGCCGGGTGGACGCCTTCGCCCGGGGCCGCCTGAAGATGGAACACCACCCGGACTGA
- a CDS encoding lysophospholipid acyltransferase family protein — protein MPELVYPPVIAAAKTMFRVLDLRITLEGGHHVPRTGGAVMAANHVSYLDFIFCGLGAQESKRLVRFMAKESVFTHKVSGPLMRGMRHISVNREAGVDSYNQAVDALRRGEVVGVFPEATISRSFTVKSLKSGTVRMAKDAGVPVLPVAVWGGQRLWTKGRPRTLTRRHVPITILIGEPLDPADYAYAGKMNADLKARLIALVDRAQREYPDKPSGPDDAWWLPKHLGGTAPTLEEAAALEAARLAGATTA, from the coding sequence ATGCCGGAACTCGTGTACCCGCCCGTGATCGCCGCCGCCAAGACGATGTTCCGGGTCCTCGACCTGCGCATCACCCTGGAGGGTGGGCACCACGTGCCGCGTACCGGCGGAGCGGTGATGGCCGCCAACCACGTCAGCTACCTCGACTTCATCTTCTGCGGGCTCGGCGCGCAGGAGTCGAAGCGGCTGGTCCGCTTCATGGCCAAGGAGTCGGTCTTCACGCACAAGGTCTCCGGCCCGCTGATGCGGGGTATGCGGCACATCTCGGTGAACCGGGAGGCCGGGGTGGACTCGTACAACCAGGCGGTCGACGCGTTGCGGCGCGGCGAGGTGGTCGGCGTCTTCCCGGAGGCGACGATCAGCCGTTCGTTCACCGTGAAGAGCCTGAAGAGCGGCACCGTCCGGATGGCCAAGGACGCCGGGGTGCCCGTCCTGCCGGTCGCGGTCTGGGGCGGCCAGCGGCTCTGGACCAAGGGCCGCCCGCGTACGCTCACCCGCCGGCACGTGCCGATCACCATCCTGATCGGCGAGCCGCTCGACCCGGCCGACTACGCGTACGCCGGGAAGATGAACGCCGATCTGAAGGCTCGACTCATCGCTCTGGTCGACCGGGCGCAGCGGGAGTACCCCGACAAGCCGTCCGGCCCGGACGACGCCTGGTGGCTGCCGAAGCACCTGGGCGGTACCGCCCCGACCCTGGAGGAGGCCGCCGCCCTGGAGGCCGCCCGCCTCGCTGGAGCCACCACCGCCTGA
- a CDS encoding response regulator has translation MDADPVAGPVSGPVRVAIVDDHPVVVEGIRSWLAVEPRLTVVATGDDPDVVLRDVPDADVVLLDLRLHGRMAVDAVAGLSAAGRRVVVYSEHTDPETMLAVLDAGAVAFLAKHEGREHCVATLLAAADDRVYVPPSLAGAMVGDARPDRPALSDKEREALLLWFQSMSKASVARRMRISEHTVKQYVDRARIKYTRAGRPAATKSALLARAIEDGLIRPEEIGDYQSYASSDRPTP, from the coding sequence ATGGACGCGGACCCGGTGGCGGGGCCGGTGAGCGGCCCGGTACGCGTGGCGATCGTCGACGACCACCCGGTGGTGGTCGAGGGGATCCGGTCGTGGCTCGCCGTCGAGCCACGACTGACGGTGGTGGCCACCGGCGACGATCCCGACGTCGTGCTGCGCGACGTCCCGGACGCCGACGTGGTCCTGCTGGACCTGCGGCTGCACGGCCGGATGGCGGTGGACGCCGTGGCCGGGCTGAGCGCTGCGGGACGGCGGGTGGTGGTCTACTCCGAGCACACCGACCCGGAGACGATGCTCGCCGTGCTGGACGCCGGGGCGGTGGCGTTCCTCGCCAAGCACGAGGGACGGGAGCACTGCGTCGCCACGCTGCTGGCGGCGGCGGACGACCGGGTGTACGTGCCGCCGTCGCTGGCCGGCGCGATGGTGGGCGACGCCCGACCGGACCGGCCGGCCCTGTCCGACAAGGAACGGGAGGCGCTGCTGCTCTGGTTCCAGTCGATGTCGAAGGCGTCGGTGGCCCGCCGGATGCGGATCAGCGAGCACACCGTCAAGCAGTACGTCGACCGCGCCCGGATCAAGTACACCCGGGCCGGGCGACCGGCCGCGACGAAGTCCGCACTACTCGCCCGAGCGATCGAGGACGGCCTGATCCGTCCGGAGGAGATCGGCGACTATCAGTCGTACGCGTCGTCCGACCGGCCGACCCCCTAA